A region from the Methanobrevibacter sp. genome encodes:
- a CDS encoding SseB family protein: MILMTSHKHLRKVIEDIYSNDNKLTEELAFRLINEFRYSNLYIPSKRENNTLNFIIYEDDGSKITPLFTDLDEFRKFFPDDDVEVLQNPFELYQNILKTSDIEGYILNPACEKYLFKKEFILAIDNIPKTNFYTTNPYSEEELLSLKKSVSNTALEDFIENKNNIGDFEGLFEHMANSQLLCLMLSDLNIPREMISLKKTGPIAYMYTDKVGGVYATLFTSESKMDAVRTDKNKYSQLINLATLVNFILSEDMDGLIINPQSSNVLIPRMTLLRYSLGFEKYCNDERLSEAMYYIFNSEKI, encoded by the coding sequence ATGATATTAATGACTAGCCATAAACACCTGCGAAAAGTAATTGAAGATATATATTCAAATGACAATAAACTGACCGAAGAGCTTGCTTTTAGACTGATTAATGAATTCAGATATTCTAATTTGTACATTCCATCTAAAAGAGAAAACAACACTCTGAATTTCATAATATATGAAGATGATGGCTCTAAAATCACTCCATTATTCACTGATTTAGATGAATTTCGGAAGTTCTTCCCAGATGATGATGTTGAAGTTCTCCAAAACCCCTTTGAATTATATCAGAATATTCTTAAAACCTCAGATATTGAAGGTTATATCTTAAATCCTGCCTGTGAGAAGTATCTCTTTAAAAAGGAATTTATTTTAGCCATTGACAACATTCCAAAAACAAATTTCTATACAACAAACCCTTACAGCGAAGAGGAACTGTTAAGTTTGAAAAAATCAGTCAGCAACACTGCTTTGGAAGATTTCATTGAAAATAAAAATAATATTGGAGATTTTGAAGGATTGTTTGAGCATATGGCCAATTCCCAGCTTCTATGTCTGATGCTGTCTGATTTAAACATCCCAAGGGAGATGATTTCACTTAAAAAAACAGGTCCGATAGCTTATATGTATACAGATAAAGTCGGAGGGGTTTATGCAACTCTATTTACCTCTGAGAGCAAAATGGATGCAGTCAGGACAGATAAGAATAAATATTCACAGCTGATTAATCTTGCAACTCTGGTTAATTTTATCCTGTCTGAGGACATGGACGGTCTTATCATCAATCCTCAAAGCAGCAATGTCCTGATTCCGAGAATGACACTTTTGAGATACTCCCTTGGTTTTGAAAAATATTGTAATGATGAAAGGCTGTCTGAAGCCATGTATTACATATTTAATAGTGAAAAAATATAG
- a CDS encoding AAA family ATPase: MLKWTVCNNCGKILDSSQNTCPDCHKSVMKVNMDYLANQLSNLSFLVKTLNVFTSYCPSVNDLENIGLENLIVDDLFKYFSYLGLGDGKITDNELEFINSLLNTNFSKGDIVNLTDMQLNCDMPLSFKALGEIDEYCKSLDIYGLNASLELFNSFKLFGKFFITVDDSLDGEVLKLYTDHIRGLEAKLNIGKSDLKPVRIEAEQICQETHCLDDYLSELNKLVGLEKVKKDVNSLINLVQIRKLREQRGISQPSMSLHLVFSGNPGTGKTTVARLLSKIYHEIGLLSKGHLVETDRSGLVGGYVGQTAIKTQEVIKSALGGILFIDEAYSLTSKSENDYGGEAIDTLLKAMEDNRGDLIVIVAGYPALMEKFLYSNPGLESRFNKFICFEDYDAGQLYEIFLLMCEDSNLALDEPGDKYIREYFKKLYENRSANFANGRAVRNLFEEVITNQANRLAPKDNITDEELNTLTYEDFLVDENE; this comes from the coding sequence ATGTTGAAGTGGACTGTTTGTAATAACTGCGGTAAAATTTTAGATAGCTCTCAAAATACTTGTCCTGACTGTCATAAAAGTGTAATGAAAGTTAATATGGACTATTTGGCTAATCAGTTATCTAATTTAAGTTTTCTTGTAAAGACATTAAATGTTTTTACTTCTTATTGTCCTTCTGTTAATGATTTGGAAAACATCGGCCTTGAAAATTTGATTGTTGACGATTTGTTCAAGTACTTTTCATATCTTGGTTTGGGTGACGGGAAAATAACTGATAATGAGCTTGAATTTATAAATTCGCTTTTAAACACAAATTTTTCAAAAGGAGATATAGTGAACCTGACTGATATGCAGTTAAACTGTGATATGCCTCTGTCATTTAAGGCTTTAGGTGAAATAGACGAATACTGCAAATCCCTTGATATTTATGGGCTAAACGCTTCTCTTGAATTATTCAATTCCTTTAAGTTGTTTGGAAAATTCTTTATAACCGTTGACGACTCCCTGGACGGGGAGGTGTTAAAACTCTACACAGACCATATACGTGGTCTTGAGGCCAAATTAAACATTGGGAAATCTGATTTAAAACCAGTTAGAATTGAGGCTGAGCAGATTTGTCAAGAGACACATTGTCTTGATGATTATTTAAGCGAATTAAACAAACTGGTTGGTCTTGAAAAAGTTAAAAAGGATGTCAACTCACTAATTAATCTGGTCCAAATCAGAAAACTGAGAGAACAGAGAGGCATCAGCCAGCCATCCATGAGCCTTCATCTTGTGTTTTCGGGAAATCCCGGAACCGGCAAAACCACTGTTGCAAGACTTCTCTCCAAGATTTATCATGAAATCGGTTTGCTTTCAAAAGGCCATCTGGTTGAAACAGACAGGTCAGGTCTTGTTGGAGGTTATGTTGGACAGACCGCCATTAAAACCCAGGAAGTTATAAAATCAGCTTTGGGAGGAATTCTATTTATTGACGAGGCATACTCCCTGACTTCCAAAAGTGAAAATGACTATGGCGGGGAGGCCATCGACACACTTTTAAAAGCAATGGAAGACAACCGTGGGGATTTGATAGTGATTGTTGCAGGATATCCTGCGCTGATGGAGAAGTTTTTATATTCAAATCCGGGTCTTGAGTCCAGATTTAACAAATTCATCTGTTTTGAAGATTATGATGCAGGGCAATTGTATGAAATATTCCTGCTGATGTGTGAAGATTCAAACCTTGCCCTGGACGAACCCGGTGATAAGTATATTAGGGAATATTTCAAAAAATTATATGAAAACAGATCTGCAAACTTTGCCAATGGAAGGGCAGTTAGAAATCTCTTTGAAGAAGTAATAACAAATCAGGCCAACAGATTGGCTCCCAAAGACAACATAACCGATGAAGAATTAAATACCTTGACTTATGAAGATTTTTTAGTTGATGAAAATGAGTGA
- a CDS encoding zinc ribbon domain-containing protein: MSKFCPFCGEELVESAKFCKNCGEKLEVNTFKEDNRINPTQGYNPPQIKKSHNLALIAGYICAFLIPIFGIIIGIYLVSRKDSDTAKRHGKYVIAVSFFITFLSFLAQIRFM, from the coding sequence ATGTCTAAGTTTTGCCCTTTCTGCGGCGAGGAACTGGTGGAAAGTGCCAAGTTTTGTAAAAACTGCGGTGAAAAGCTTGAAGTAAATACCTTTAAAGAGGATAACAGGATTAACCCTACTCAAGGTTATAATCCTCCTCAAATCAAAAAAAGCCATAATTTAGCATTGATTGCAGGATATATATGCGCTTTTTTAATTCCCATTTTCGGCATAATAATCGGTATTTATTTGGTGAGCAGAAAGGATTCTGATACTGCTAAACGTCACGGAAAATACGTTATTGCAGTGTCTTTTTTCATAACCTTTTTATCATTTTTAGCACAGATCAGGTTTATGTAA